From the genome of Arthrobacter alpinus, one region includes:
- a CDS encoding Stk1 family PASTA domain-containing Ser/Thr kinase, translating into MPNDPLIGSTIDDRYLVLSKVARGGMSTVYLAKDVRLNRNIALKILHPHLATDNAFIERLQREAWSAASLSHPHVVQIHDHGAGAAHAYLVLEYIDGHTLRDVINKEHALTPRQALDLLDPIVEGLAAAHAAGLVHRDVKPENVLISRSGWVKIGDFGLSRAVTTTTNTGTLLGTVGYIAPELVNGEGGDARSDIYSAGIMLYELLTGEQPFHGQVPIAVAMAHVRDAVPAPSTIVPGLPAEMDELVRYMTEKDPDNRPANGASLLEDLRHIWATLTPAELDAGGSKDSSAPEFAAGPSAAADTAALTSALGRVEDQAAGTDVIEISGDSRATTVITAPTYPTSILPASSRLYVDDTESAVPGVGPDAFGDYDSDDAASGQALSKREARAEAKTRAKAAAQPTKTLGTGHPRRRAIIWVAVVVVLGILAAFAGWFLALGPGALATVPDVHNKSVTQAQKLLNEQGFERLPTTDVFDELVAAGTVVDTDPAAGASQRRFLGVTMHVSRGPVLYNVPQVAGKPLPEATTALTDAHLALGTVAEAFDEKVPAGIVLSQDPPTGTEFRNGTKVNLAVSKGPTPIPVPSVVGKTDAAAKTALKDLGLVPAIAPEQLNSPTVPAGSVLSQTPESGNLTAGGTVTLTLSKGPKMVKVPDMVGKQAGAATAELKALGFNVSVENLLGGFFGTVRFQDPQGGEAPEGSIITLKVI; encoded by the coding sequence GTGCCTAACGACCCCTTGATCGGGTCCACAATCGATGACCGCTACCTGGTGCTTTCCAAGGTGGCGCGCGGTGGCATGTCCACCGTCTATCTCGCCAAAGACGTGCGGCTGAACAGAAACATCGCGCTAAAAATCCTCCACCCCCATCTGGCCACCGACAACGCCTTTATCGAGCGGTTGCAACGCGAGGCGTGGAGTGCCGCCAGCCTGTCGCACCCCCACGTGGTGCAGATTCACGACCATGGCGCCGGGGCCGCCCACGCATATCTGGTGTTGGAATACATTGACGGGCACACACTGCGCGACGTCATCAACAAAGAACACGCCCTGACTCCGCGGCAGGCCCTTGACCTGCTTGACCCCATTGTGGAGGGACTCGCGGCTGCCCATGCGGCCGGGCTGGTCCATCGGGACGTGAAACCGGAGAACGTGCTGATTTCCCGCAGCGGCTGGGTGAAAATTGGCGATTTTGGCCTCTCACGAGCCGTCACCACGACCACGAACACGGGGACACTTCTAGGTACCGTCGGGTACATCGCCCCTGAACTGGTCAATGGTGAGGGCGGCGACGCCCGCAGCGACATATATTCTGCCGGAATCATGCTCTACGAGTTATTGACAGGTGAACAGCCCTTCCACGGGCAGGTTCCCATCGCTGTGGCCATGGCCCATGTCCGCGATGCCGTTCCGGCGCCCTCCACCATCGTGCCGGGCCTGCCGGCAGAAATGGACGAACTGGTCCGCTACATGACGGAGAAGGACCCCGACAATCGGCCAGCCAACGGGGCGTCCCTCCTGGAGGACTTGAGGCATATTTGGGCAACCTTGACACCCGCGGAGCTTGACGCTGGCGGCTCGAAGGATAGTTCAGCACCGGAGTTTGCCGCTGGCCCGTCAGCGGCGGCTGACACTGCGGCCCTGACATCCGCCCTTGGCCGGGTAGAGGACCAAGCTGCTGGTACCGATGTCATCGAAATCTCCGGCGACTCCCGCGCCACAACTGTCATTACAGCACCCACCTATCCCACGAGTATCCTCCCTGCCAGCAGCCGCCTGTACGTGGATGACACAGAGTCTGCCGTGCCCGGCGTCGGCCCTGACGCCTTTGGTGACTACGACTCCGACGACGCCGCCTCTGGGCAGGCGCTTTCCAAGCGGGAGGCCCGCGCCGAGGCCAAGACGCGGGCCAAGGCCGCTGCGCAGCCAACGAAGACCCTGGGCACCGGACATCCCCGACGACGTGCCATCATCTGGGTGGCTGTGGTGGTGGTCCTGGGAATACTCGCAGCATTTGCCGGCTGGTTCCTGGCCTTGGGCCCCGGCGCCTTGGCGACCGTGCCCGATGTTCACAACAAATCCGTCACACAGGCCCAGAAGCTGCTGAACGAGCAGGGCTTTGAGCGACTCCCCACCACCGACGTCTTTGACGAACTAGTTGCCGCGGGAACGGTGGTGGACACGGACCCTGCCGCAGGTGCGTCGCAACGTAGGTTTCTCGGCGTGACCATGCACGTCTCACGGGGACCAGTGCTGTACAACGTTCCCCAGGTAGCTGGCAAGCCGTTGCCGGAGGCCACAACTGCCCTCACCGACGCACATCTGGCCCTTGGCACCGTCGCTGAGGCCTTCGACGAGAAGGTCCCTGCAGGCATCGTCCTGAGCCAGGATCCCCCGACCGGGACCGAGTTCCGCAACGGGACCAAGGTCAACCTTGCGGTCTCGAAGGGACCCACACCCATCCCTGTCCCATCGGTGGTTGGCAAGACCGACGCCGCTGCCAAGACGGCGCTGAAGGATCTTGGCCTCGTGCCGGCCATCGCCCCCGAACAGCTCAACAGTCCCACAGTGCCTGCCGGCTCCGTGCTCTCCCAGACCCCGGAATCCGGCAATCTCACAGCTGGCGGCACAGTCACCCTGACTCTGTCCAAGGGCCCCAAGATGGTCAAGGTGCCGGACATGGTGGGCAAACAGGCAGGCGCCGCTACCGCAGAACTCAAGGCTCTGGGCTTCAACGTTTCCGTGGAGAACCTCCTGGGCGGCTTCTTTGGCACCGTCCGTTTCCAGGACCCACAAGGCGGGGAAGCCCCCGAGGGCAGCATCATCACCCTAAAGGTCATCTAG
- a CDS encoding LysM peptidoglycan-binding domain-containing protein: protein MTSPSHSRTASASAKQLAAVATAAIPVVMLSSLAMAQPVEAAPVAAGSKILPTVITPGGLSTAVKAIKSPGISTAVVAGSIPSRMAVQGLTTPQSHTVVAGDTVSGIAAQYSLPVDSVLAANGISADTVIFPGEQLSLGFPVAAAPASSVQESAPASSGAGYVIEAGDTLSAIAAKHGVDLQSLAGANNMGVNATIYAGKTLTIPGVAAASSSITPIAPVSPAPSNPAELTAQQQVPSTFLHYTYPDAVVSDANQNKAALLGAPAPTRAQMQEMVASTAASMGVDPSLALAIAQQESSFNHQSVSPANAIGTMQVIPDAGEWASGLVGRELNLLQPQDNVTAGVAIIRALLRGAPSEDLAIAGYYQGQYSVSVNGMFADTVNYVAGINNKRNSFR from the coding sequence ATGACTTCCCCCAGCCACTCTCGTACGGCCTCGGCCAGCGCCAAGCAACTGGCTGCCGTCGCGACGGCAGCCATACCAGTGGTGATGCTGTCCTCTTTGGCAATGGCACAGCCCGTTGAGGCTGCCCCCGTTGCCGCAGGATCTAAGATTCTCCCCACCGTGATCACCCCCGGCGGGCTGTCCACAGCCGTAAAGGCCATCAAGAGCCCAGGCATCTCCACAGCAGTGGTGGCAGGTTCCATCCCCAGCCGCATGGCCGTCCAAGGCCTCACCACACCCCAAAGCCATACGGTGGTTGCCGGAGACACTGTCTCAGGCATCGCCGCACAATACTCACTCCCCGTTGACTCCGTGCTTGCCGCCAACGGCATCAGCGCAGACACAGTGATCTTCCCCGGGGAACAGCTCTCCTTGGGTTTTCCGGTAGCCGCTGCCCCGGCGTCGTCCGTGCAGGAGTCGGCACCGGCCAGCTCTGGCGCAGGCTATGTCATCGAAGCTGGCGACACGCTGTCGGCGATTGCCGCCAAGCATGGCGTGGACCTACAGTCCCTAGCAGGCGCCAACAACATGGGCGTCAACGCAACCATCTATGCCGGTAAGACCCTCACCATTCCAGGTGTGGCGGCAGCGTCCAGTTCCATCACCCCAATCGCCCCGGTCAGCCCCGCCCCGTCCAACCCCGCAGAGCTGACGGCCCAGCAGCAGGTCCCCAGCACCTTCTTGCACTACACCTACCCGGACGCGGTGGTGTCGGACGCGAATCAAAACAAGGCTGCCCTGCTCGGGGCTCCTGCACCCACGCGGGCGCAGATGCAAGAAATGGTGGCCAGCACTGCGGCCAGCATGGGCGTGGATCCTTCGCTTGCCCTGGCCATTGCCCAGCAGGAGTCCAGTTTCAACCACCAGTCGGTCTCCCCCGCCAACGCCATCGGGACCATGCAGGTTATCCCCGACGCCGGCGAGTGGGCCTCCGGACTGGTGGGCCGCGAACTGAACCTGCTCCAGCCCCAAGACAATGTGACAGCCGGTGTCGCCATTATCCGGGCACTGCTCAGGGGCGCCCCCAGCGAAGACCTGGCCATTGCCGGTTACTACCAGGGCCAGTACTCCGTCAGTGTCAATGGAATGTTTGCCGACACCGTCAATTACGTCGCCGGCATAAACAACAAACGCAATTCGTTCCGCTAA
- a CDS encoding Rv2175c family DNA-binding protein, producing MSKVENVVSEWLPLPDVAEKLNISVTKVHALVKDGSLLAARVGERAIRAVPAEFFIEDHIVESLRGTISVLHDAGFEDEDAIVWLFTPDESLPGRPIDALHAGRKTEIRRRASALGW from the coding sequence GTGAGTAAAGTTGAAAACGTAGTCAGTGAATGGTTGCCCCTGCCCGATGTTGCCGAAAAGCTAAATATCTCGGTCACCAAAGTGCACGCCCTGGTCAAGGATGGTTCCTTGCTGGCTGCCCGAGTGGGCGAACGTGCCATCCGCGCAGTTCCGGCCGAGTTCTTTATTGAGGACCACATTGTCGAGAGCCTGCGCGGCACCATTTCGGTGCTGCATGACGCCGGGTTTGAGGACGAGGACGCCATCGTCTGGCTCTTCACCCCGGATGAATCCCTCCCCGGCCGCCCCATCGATGCCTTGCACGCCGGCCGCAAGACCGAAATTCGTCGTCGCGCCTCCGCCCTAGGCTGGTAG
- a CDS encoding polyprenyl synthetase family protein, translated as MTASAAATENSIALEQDAFVAAVSDQLGVFLSEKGALLASISADTLVLVDSIKTLVTGGKRMRALLCYWGWRGAGGAPDAAEVVMAGAALELFQGAALIHDDIIDRSDTRRGGPSVHRAFATLHAERRWALDEERFGHAAAILTGDLCLSFSEEMFASIGAEAGSRARAVFNLMRAEVMAGQYLDILEEVSGPSKPHNTAVSRASAIIRYKSAKYSSEHPLVLGGALAGGSAKLLAGYSEFALPLGEAFQLRDDVLGVFGDPAQTGKPAGDDLREGKRTVLVGLTIDAANDADRKFVDSHLGRQDLTAEQIGRLCAIMVDSQALAGTEAMISVLSATAFAALAELPLAADVSAALSALGHAAVSRAS; from the coding sequence ATGACCGCTTCAGCCGCCGCGACGGAAAACTCGATTGCCCTGGAACAAGACGCTTTTGTCGCGGCTGTATCCGATCAGCTCGGTGTCTTCCTATCAGAAAAGGGCGCCCTGCTGGCAAGCATCTCAGCCGATACGCTGGTCTTGGTGGATTCCATCAAGACCCTGGTTACCGGCGGAAAGCGCATGCGCGCCCTGCTGTGTTACTGGGGTTGGCGTGGGGCCGGCGGCGCACCTGATGCCGCCGAGGTTGTCATGGCCGGTGCTGCGCTTGAACTGTTTCAGGGTGCAGCCCTGATCCACGATGACATCATCGACCGTTCCGACACCCGTCGCGGTGGACCCAGTGTGCACCGCGCCTTTGCCACCTTGCATGCCGAGCGGCGCTGGGCCCTGGACGAGGAACGGTTTGGTCACGCTGCTGCCATCCTCACAGGTGATTTGTGCTTGTCCTTTAGCGAAGAAATGTTTGCGTCCATTGGCGCCGAGGCTGGCAGCCGGGCGAGGGCTGTCTTTAACTTGATGCGCGCAGAAGTCATGGCCGGGCAGTATCTGGATATTTTGGAAGAAGTTTCCGGCCCGTCCAAACCACACAACACCGCAGTCTCAAGGGCCTCTGCGATTATCCGCTACAAGAGTGCCAAATATTCTTCCGAGCATCCCTTGGTGTTGGGTGGGGCTTTGGCCGGTGGCAGCGCGAAACTCCTGGCCGGCTACAGCGAATTTGCTTTGCCCTTGGGCGAAGCGTTCCAGCTGCGCGACGACGTCCTTGGCGTTTTTGGTGACCCTGCCCAGACGGGCAAGCCTGCCGGTGACGACCTGCGAGAAGGTAAGCGGACCGTATTGGTGGGGCTGACCATTGACGCCGCCAACGACGCCGACAGGAAGTTTGTGGACTCACATCTGGGACGTCAGGACCTGACTGCGGAACAGATCGGTAGGCTTTGTGCCATCATGGTAGATTCCCAGGCCCTGGCAGGTACCGAGGCAATGATCTCTGTTCTCAGCGCCACGGCTTTTGCCGCCCTTGCCGAACTGCCCCTGGCCGCAGACGTCAGCGCAGCGTTATCGGCACTGGGCCACGCGGCCGTGTCCCGGGCGTCATAG
- the dinB gene encoding DNA polymerase IV has product MDAFFVAVELRHRPELHGKAVIVGFPEGRSVVLSASYEARAFGVRSAMPMATAMRMAPAAVVIEPRHDQYRKVSAGLMALFNSITDKVEPLSVDEAFLDVSGAIRRLGAPLEIGALVRRRVEAELGITASVGIAASKFVAKIASTRCKPNGMMLIEKDRTVEYLHTLPVQALWGVGAKTLEVLQRLGIFTVADVAATPVTVLTKTLGASGRALHELSWGIDPRPVTVVRVEKSIGAEETFAVDTFDDEVLTRELLRLSHRVAGRLREAQLAGRTLALKIKYSDFSTISRSKSMAAGMDSAGQIYAGAVGLLRALGARPQSVRLIGVRIEALESIDSAPLQFTLDRRDDNGRSAEVVGDAIAAKFGAAKIVPARLLRSTSKHVEPDAGGPSGNG; this is encoded by the coding sequence ATGGACGCGTTCTTTGTCGCCGTCGAACTACGCCATCGACCAGAGCTCCACGGCAAAGCGGTCATCGTCGGATTCCCTGAAGGACGCTCGGTTGTTTTGTCGGCTTCCTATGAGGCCAGGGCTTTTGGCGTGCGTTCGGCCATGCCCATGGCGACCGCCATGCGGATGGCGCCGGCCGCCGTCGTTATTGAGCCGCGGCACGATCAGTACCGTAAAGTCTCCGCAGGCCTCATGGCGTTGTTCAACTCGATCACCGACAAGGTGGAACCCCTCAGTGTCGATGAGGCATTTTTGGATGTCAGCGGGGCCATCCGACGGTTGGGCGCGCCCTTGGAGATTGGTGCACTGGTGCGCAGGCGGGTGGAGGCGGAACTGGGCATCACAGCCTCTGTGGGGATCGCCGCCTCCAAATTCGTGGCGAAGATCGCTTCCACCCGTTGCAAGCCCAACGGCATGATGCTCATTGAAAAGGACAGGACAGTTGAGTACTTGCACACACTTCCTGTGCAGGCCCTGTGGGGAGTGGGTGCCAAGACACTAGAGGTCCTGCAACGTCTGGGAATTTTCACCGTCGCCGATGTCGCCGCCACTCCCGTCACCGTCCTGACGAAGACCCTCGGGGCCAGTGGGCGGGCGCTGCACGAGCTGTCCTGGGGGATTGATCCGCGTCCTGTCACTGTGGTGCGCGTGGAGAAGAGCATTGGTGCTGAAGAGACCTTTGCGGTTGACACGTTCGACGACGAGGTCCTCACCCGTGAGCTGTTGCGGCTTTCACACCGGGTGGCCGGCAGATTGCGGGAGGCTCAGCTGGCCGGGCGGACGCTTGCCTTAAAAATCAAGTATTCAGATTTCTCCACCATCAGCCGTTCCAAGTCTATGGCTGCCGGCATGGATAGTGCTGGCCAAATTTACGCGGGGGCAGTGGGTTTGCTAAGAGCCTTGGGTGCCCGGCCCCAAAGCGTGCGGCTGATAGGCGTGCGCATTGAGGCGTTGGAGTCCATCGATTCGGCTCCCCTCCAATTCACCCTTGACCGCCGTGACGACAATGGGCGCAGTGCAGAAGTGGTGGGGGATGCCATCGCAGCAAAGTTTGGTGCGGCCAAAATCGTGCCGGCCCGTTTGCTTCGTTCCACGTCAAAACACGTGGAGCCAGACGCTGGCGGTCCATCGGGGAACGGTTAG
- a CDS encoding DUF3040 domain-containing protein: MPLSEHEQRLLDQLEAQLHAEDPKFANALASDPVRSLSTRRIVIGILVVIAGLMVLLGGVATKLIIIGILGFLIMGAGVYLAMLRPKFSKRPAAETKTGSKQKSGFMNGLEERWEERRHGQ, translated from the coding sequence ATGCCCCTCTCCGAGCACGAGCAAAGATTGCTCGACCAGCTGGAAGCGCAGTTGCATGCCGAAGATCCAAAATTTGCCAATGCGTTGGCCTCGGATCCGGTACGTTCCCTATCCACCCGCCGTATTGTGATTGGTATTTTGGTTGTCATTGCCGGCCTGATGGTTTTGTTGGGGGGGGTTGCAACCAAACTGATCATCATCGGGATTCTTGGCTTCCTCATCATGGGTGCTGGCGTGTACTTGGCCATGTTGCGGCCAAAATTCAGTAAACGCCCCGCCGCTGAAACCAAAACTGGTTCGAAGCAAAAGAGCGGTTTCATGAACGGCCTTGAAGAGCGTTGGGAAGAGCGCCGCCACGGACAATAG
- the mraZ gene encoding division/cell wall cluster transcriptional repressor MraZ, which translates to MFLGTHSPRLDEKGRIILPAKFREELAGGLVLTKGQENCIYVFSAREFEKVHADMVGAPMQNRQARDYNRVFLSGASDEVPDKQGRVTIPATLRSYAGLDRELVVIGAGNRAEIWNAQSWETYLQEQEKAFSEIDEDAVPGNTK; encoded by the coding sequence ATGTTCCTTGGAACACATTCGCCACGCCTTGACGAAAAAGGCCGCATCATCCTTCCTGCCAAGTTCCGGGAGGAACTAGCTGGTGGACTGGTCCTTACCAAAGGGCAGGAAAACTGCATCTACGTGTTTAGTGCACGGGAGTTTGAGAAGGTCCACGCGGACATGGTCGGCGCGCCAATGCAAAACAGGCAAGCCCGCGACTACAACCGTGTTTTCCTTTCCGGCGCCTCTGACGAGGTGCCTGACAAACAAGGGCGCGTGACCATCCCTGCGACTTTGCGCAGCTACGCCGGCCTGGACCGGGAGCTGGTTGTTATTGGGGCAGGGAACCGGGCCGAGATATGGAATGCCCAGTCATGGGAGACGTACTTGCAAGAACAGGAGAAAGCGTTCTCAGAAATTGATGAGGACGCCGTCCCTGGAAACACGAAGTAG
- the rsmH gene encoding 16S rRNA (cytosine(1402)-N(4))-methyltransferase RsmH: protein MTSENPTPPTSARHTPVLKDRCINLLAPAFEVARQAGRVPVVIDATLGMGGHSEAMLERFADLHLIGIDRDTEALGLAGERLAPYTSRTDLVHAIYDEIPSILDDLGLGGVDGVLMDLGVSSLQLDERERGFAYSFDAPLDMRMDTSRGPTAADIVNTYSEEDLVRIIRKWGEEKFAGRIANHIVAARDRQPLTHTGELVDIIRKVVPAGAARTGGHPAKRTFQALRIEVNEELSVLERAVPAAVDALVLHGRAVVMSYHSLEDKIVKAVFAAGSRSSAPAGFPVELEEHKATLKRLTKGTEIPTDEEIAENPRAASARLRAVEKVKVRSQS, encoded by the coding sequence ATGACGTCGGAGAACCCCACGCCACCCACCTCCGCCCGCCACACACCAGTTCTCAAGGACCGCTGCATCAACCTCCTGGCCCCCGCCTTTGAGGTGGCTCGCCAAGCCGGACGCGTACCCGTCGTCATCGATGCCACGTTGGGCATGGGAGGCCACAGTGAGGCCATGCTGGAGCGATTCGCGGATCTTCACCTCATCGGGATTGACCGCGACACTGAGGCGCTTGGCCTGGCAGGAGAACGGTTGGCGCCCTACACCAGCCGCACCGATCTTGTGCACGCAATCTACGACGAAATTCCGAGCATTCTTGACGATCTCGGTCTGGGGGGAGTCGACGGCGTCCTGATGGACCTGGGTGTGTCATCCCTGCAGTTGGACGAGCGTGAGCGCGGCTTTGCGTACTCCTTTGACGCACCCCTGGACATGCGCATGGACACCAGCCGCGGTCCCACAGCCGCGGACATCGTGAACACGTACTCGGAAGAGGACCTGGTGCGGATCATCCGCAAATGGGGTGAGGAGAAGTTTGCCGGCCGCATTGCCAACCACATCGTCGCAGCCCGGGACCGCCAACCGCTCACCCACACGGGGGAACTGGTGGACATCATTCGCAAGGTGGTGCCAGCGGGCGCTGCGAGGACCGGTGGGCATCCCGCCAAGAGGACCTTCCAGGCCCTGCGGATCGAAGTCAACGAGGAACTCAGCGTCCTGGAACGGGCTGTTCCTGCCGCCGTCGACGCCCTAGTCCTGCACGGGCGTGCGGTTGTCATGTCCTATCACTCGCTGGAAGACAAAATTGTGAAGGCCGTCTTTGCGGCTGGGTCGCGTTCATCGGCCCCTGCAGGTTTCCCCGTGGAGCTCGAAGAGCACAAGGCGACCCTTAAACGTTTGACCAAGGGAACCGAAATTCCCACCGACGAAGAAATTGCAGAAAACCCCAGGGCGGCATCGGCGCGGCTGCGGGCAGTGGAAAAAGTGAAGGTCAGGAGCCAGTCATGA
- a CDS encoding penicillin-binding protein 2 produces MAQDFTKAAAATALRLNRLGRGRMRIGFVVMLAFLLVIAGKLVMIQGLDVGNMAEAAESQRTVVQKLPAVRGKIVDADGNVMAESILRYDITVSQINNAMPKYKHRNETTGEMETFTRDEGLQKVATVLGLPLEEVKKNATGTKDFNYILRDVSPAVERQVVALGVPGIYSEAVTKRVYPMGVVGGPIVGFLGADGKPLAGIEQTMDAQLTGTDGTRTFQAGKNGIIIPTAPVKTVPAVDGQTVKLTVNQDIQYYAQQAAQQQKQQYSAQWASITVVEAKTGKVIALADTDAYDPNDPGTSDPNDIGSRTVSSVVEPGSTDKVITASAVVQEGLATPLSEFLVPPTLTIGGQTFSDAFVHGTEQRTLAGIIADSMNTGTVMAGSKLSPEQRYDYLRKFGVGQKSGIELPGESPGILADWQKWDGRQQYSVLFGQGVAQTPLQTAYVFQTVANNGVRLAPQIVDSFTAANGAVTQVPQAPGVTAVSPATAQSARDMLEGVVTMADYKVVGIPGYRVGGKTGTAEAPADNGAGFDGYTSSFIGMAPMDDPKYVVAITVQRPQGDIYGITQGVTFNQVMGQVLRTFDVPPSTTPPVMLPKFYK; encoded by the coding sequence GTGGCACAAGACTTCACCAAGGCGGCCGCAGCAACTGCGCTGCGGCTGAACAGACTTGGGCGCGGACGGATGCGTATCGGCTTTGTCGTGATGCTCGCGTTCCTGCTCGTCATTGCGGGAAAACTGGTCATGATTCAGGGCTTGGACGTTGGCAACATGGCAGAAGCTGCCGAGTCCCAACGAACAGTTGTGCAAAAATTACCAGCGGTCCGAGGGAAGATTGTCGACGCAGATGGCAACGTCATGGCTGAAAGCATCCTGCGCTATGACATCACCGTCTCGCAGATCAACAACGCGATGCCCAAATACAAGCATAGAAACGAAACGACGGGCGAGATGGAGACCTTCACCCGCGATGAGGGCCTGCAGAAGGTGGCCACTGTCTTAGGGCTGCCCCTTGAGGAAGTGAAGAAGAACGCCACAGGAACCAAGGACTTCAACTACATCCTCCGTGATGTGAGCCCGGCCGTTGAAAGGCAGGTGGTGGCCCTGGGGGTGCCCGGCATCTATTCGGAGGCCGTCACCAAACGCGTGTACCCCATGGGTGTGGTGGGCGGACCGATCGTGGGATTCCTTGGCGCCGACGGCAAGCCGCTTGCAGGCATCGAGCAGACGATGGACGCCCAGCTCACTGGCACCGACGGAACCCGCACCTTCCAAGCGGGCAAGAACGGCATCATTATTCCCACCGCACCGGTGAAGACCGTGCCCGCGGTGGACGGACAAACCGTCAAGCTGACCGTCAATCAGGACATCCAGTACTACGCCCAGCAAGCAGCCCAGCAACAAAAGCAGCAATACAGTGCCCAATGGGCCAGTATCACCGTTGTGGAAGCAAAGACCGGGAAGGTCATTGCGCTGGCCGACACCGATGCCTACGACCCCAACGATCCGGGCACCTCGGATCCCAACGACATCGGCTCGCGCACTGTCAGCTCCGTGGTGGAGCCAGGATCCACGGACAAGGTCATCACAGCCTCAGCCGTGGTCCAGGAAGGGCTGGCCACACCCCTGAGCGAATTCCTGGTCCCTCCCACCCTGACCATCGGCGGGCAGACGTTCTCTGACGCGTTCGTTCACGGGACCGAGCAGCGCACCTTGGCGGGGATTATCGCCGACTCCATGAACACCGGAACCGTCATGGCCGGCTCCAAGTTGTCCCCGGAGCAGCGCTACGACTACCTGCGCAAGTTCGGTGTGGGGCAAAAGAGCGGGATTGAATTGCCCGGCGAAAGCCCTGGCATTCTCGCCGACTGGCAAAAGTGGGATGGTCGCCAGCAATATTCCGTCCTGTTCGGGCAAGGTGTGGCCCAAACGCCCCTACAAACCGCCTATGTGTTCCAGACCGTGGCCAACAACGGTGTCAGGCTGGCGCCGCAAATTGTGGACTCGTTCACGGCCGCCAACGGTGCCGTGACCCAGGTCCCACAGGCGCCGGGGGTAACAGCCGTCAGCCCCGCCACCGCACAGTCTGCCCGCGATATGCTGGAAGGGGTGGTCACTATGGCCGACTACAAGGTGGTTGGCATCCCGGGCTACCGTGTTGGCGGCAAGACCGGCACCGCGGAAGCCCCCGCCGACAACGGTGCCGGCTTTGACGGCTACACGTCGTCGTTCATTGGTATGGCGCCCATGGACGATCCGAAGTATGTTGTGGCAATCACTGTCCAACGTCCCCAGGGCGATATTTACGGCATCACTCAAGGCGTTACGTTTAACCAGGTCATGGGTCAGGTTCTTCGCACCTTCGACGTCCCGCCATCCACGACCCCGCCCGTCATGCTGCCAAAGTTTTACAAATAA